A region of Bradyrhizobium sp. CCBAU 53351 DNA encodes the following proteins:
- a CDS encoding efflux RND transporter periplasmic adaptor subunit, with amino-acid sequence MPSEEGDLMPRLANRAQFRTSLALVATVLTAFPNSMARAGDKSSALLRVTVATARRQHITPDLPLTGTIQARILSNIAFQTSGRVVRRDVEVGQYVKAGQTLAHLERTEQQTDVTSAEAALNAANAQLLEAQRNFERQQSLLSSGSTTRERFDQALATLRTDEAQVNSAQAALNTARERLTYTELKAGRDGIIVSRSIEVGQVVQAGQTAFALAEDGPRDAVFQVPEILVTNPPNDRTVDITSQSMPNVTVAGSVREISPILDQATGTVTLKVAVERAPADLTLGSAVVGRARWELSPAFVIPSSALFAANGKPAVWILDSENKARLRGVVVQEYLTGAVALAAGLEEGERVVTSSVQLLYPGKVVAVAYGAEP; translated from the coding sequence ATGCCCAGCGAAGAAGGGGACCTAATGCCGCGGCTGGCCAACAGGGCGCAATTCCGCACGTCGCTCGCGCTCGTCGCGACCGTGCTTACAGCGTTCCCGAACTCGATGGCGCGAGCGGGTGACAAGTCTTCGGCGCTGTTGCGCGTGACCGTCGCCACCGCCCGCCGGCAACACATCACGCCAGACCTTCCCCTCACTGGGACGATCCAGGCTCGCATCCTTTCGAACATTGCATTTCAGACCAGTGGACGAGTTGTCCGTCGCGACGTCGAGGTTGGGCAGTATGTCAAAGCAGGTCAAACTCTCGCGCATCTTGAACGGACCGAGCAGCAGACCGATGTTACCAGTGCTGAAGCAGCGCTGAATGCTGCGAATGCGCAGTTGCTGGAAGCCCAACGAAATTTCGAGCGACAACAGTCTCTGCTTAGCAGTGGCTCTACCACACGTGAGCGATTCGATCAGGCGTTAGCCACGCTTCGAACAGATGAGGCGCAGGTCAACAGCGCACAAGCTGCCCTGAATACGGCACGCGAGCGGCTAACCTACACGGAATTGAAGGCAGGACGGGACGGCATCATTGTCTCACGTAGTATCGAAGTCGGCCAGGTTGTGCAGGCCGGACAGACGGCTTTCGCCCTTGCCGAGGATGGCCCGCGGGATGCGGTATTCCAAGTTCCCGAGATTCTTGTCACCAATCCGCCAAACGACAGGACTGTCGACATCACCTCGCAATCGATGCCGAATGTAACTGTTGCCGGCTCTGTGCGCGAGATCTCGCCGATTTTGGATCAGGCCACCGGCACCGTTACGCTCAAGGTCGCGGTCGAACGAGCGCCGGCCGATTTGACACTCGGTTCGGCCGTCGTCGGTAGAGCCCGTTGGGAGTTATCGCCTGCCTTTGTCATTCCATCGAGCGCGCTGTTTGCAGCCAACGGTAAGCCCGCAGTCTGGATATTGGATAGCGAGAACAAGGCCCGGCTTCGCGGGGTCGTCGTGCAGGAATATCTCACTGGAGCGGTCGCGTTGGCCGCCGGATTGGAAGAAGGCGAGCGTGTCGTAACTTCCAGCGTACAACTGCTGTATCCAGGGAAGGTTGTCGCGGTCGCCTACGGAGCCGAGCCATGA
- a CDS encoding efflux RND transporter periplasmic adaptor subunit → MGRMSSRDVNVGDLVAKGQRLGSLDSTVAQLAIVSSQADLANARAVLANAEATLERKHKLFSTGSGTQADLDAATAAQQSAQSRATQAEASLQKATEQLGYTTLNSSYDGVVVSWSTEIGQVVSVGQTVVTIARPTFRDGVFDIPDDRIGQFIEGSSSRASLLVQDSIAAKAVVREIAPQSDSSTRTRRIRFTIEDPPEAFRLGTTIRLAAAQEGQMEIPVSALLKIEGQDAVWIVGANKRALARPVMLGAHRGDRVAVTSGLSIGDRVITAGVHSLSEGQLVKLLQENQS, encoded by the coding sequence ATGGGGCGAATGAGCTCGCGCGACGTCAATGTGGGAGATCTCGTTGCCAAGGGGCAAAGACTCGGGTCCCTTGATTCGACCGTCGCGCAGCTCGCGATCGTCTCAAGCCAGGCCGATCTGGCCAACGCTCGAGCGGTCCTTGCCAATGCCGAGGCCACTCTGGAACGAAAGCACAAACTGTTCAGCACGGGCAGCGGGACACAGGCGGACCTCGATGCGGCAACAGCAGCCCAGCAGAGCGCCCAATCACGCGCCACGCAAGCTGAGGCGAGTCTGCAGAAGGCGACCGAACAACTCGGCTACACGACCCTAAACAGCAGCTATGACGGTGTCGTCGTCTCCTGGTCCACGGAAATCGGCCAGGTCGTCTCGGTAGGCCAGACGGTTGTCACCATCGCTCGCCCAACTTTTCGCGACGGTGTGTTCGACATACCGGACGACCGAATTGGCCAATTCATCGAAGGTTCATCCTCTCGGGCATCGCTCCTCGTCCAGGATAGCATCGCAGCCAAGGCGGTCGTCCGTGAGATCGCGCCGCAGTCGGACTCCTCGACCAGAACTCGGCGCATTCGGTTCACCATCGAAGATCCACCTGAAGCGTTTCGGCTGGGAACCACGATCCGCCTCGCGGCTGCACAGGAGGGCCAAATGGAGATTCCGGTTAGTGCTCTTTTGAAAATCGAAGGTCAGGACGCCGTCTGGATCGTGGGAGCAAACAAGAGGGCTCTAGCACGTCCTGTGATGCTCGGCGCCCACAGGGGAGACCGCGTGGCAGTTACATCCGGCTTGTCGATTGGCGATCGCGTCATCACTGCCGGCGTGCATTCCCTCTCCGAAGGACAACTCGTCAAACTTTTGCAAGAGAATCAGTCGTGA
- a CDS encoding benzaldehyde dehydrogenase, whose product MKEMVSDNIVAGSVLTGQFFTGEWSSSKSAFEAVEPATGAVIGKVGLASAVDIGSASANARQAQVSWAATAPDARENILLKACEVGERYRDDIVTWIMRESGAVRLKAEIELAGTLKAIRLAAAMPSQAQGNVLPSPGGRISFVRRRPLGVIGVISPFNFPLYLAERAIAPALAVGNAVVVKPDLRTAICGGFVIARLFELAGVPKGVLQVLPGREDAGEALCKDPNVAMIQFTGSSRAGRMVGQVAGQHLKKVSLELGGKNSLIILDDADLDTAVRAAAFSAFFHQGQVCMSAGRILVQRNIFDAFSDALVRYAKTLKVGNPLDPSVALGPMINQHQLNHALTLIDRSVTEGARLLTGGKAEGLFLQPSVLAEISPTNPAYRDELFAPVAVLVPFETDVQAGQMANDTEYGLSAVIISRNIGRAMAIGEQLRTGLLHINDQTINDDVVNPFGGSGTSGNGTSIGGIANWEEFTQWQWVTIKAELQPYSL is encoded by the coding sequence ATGAAAGAAATGGTTAGCGACAACATCGTGGCAGGCTCGGTGCTGACTGGGCAATTCTTCACGGGCGAATGGTCATCTAGCAAATCCGCCTTTGAGGCAGTCGAACCTGCGACCGGTGCGGTGATTGGTAAGGTTGGTCTTGCAAGCGCGGTCGACATTGGGAGCGCTTCTGCGAATGCACGGCAGGCGCAGGTCTCGTGGGCCGCGACGGCGCCAGATGCACGCGAAAACATACTTCTAAAGGCGTGCGAAGTCGGCGAGCGTTATAGGGATGACATCGTCACCTGGATCATGCGAGAGAGCGGCGCGGTCCGCTTGAAGGCTGAGATCGAGCTCGCAGGTACGCTCAAAGCAATCCGGCTTGCGGCTGCGATGCCCTCGCAAGCTCAAGGGAACGTGCTTCCAAGCCCGGGAGGGCGCATCAGCTTCGTGCGGCGACGCCCACTCGGGGTGATCGGCGTGATATCACCCTTCAATTTCCCGCTCTACCTTGCCGAGCGCGCCATTGCGCCGGCCCTGGCCGTCGGAAACGCGGTGGTAGTCAAGCCGGATCTGCGGACTGCTATTTGTGGTGGCTTCGTTATTGCGCGCCTCTTCGAATTGGCGGGTGTGCCGAAAGGCGTTCTTCAGGTGCTGCCCGGTCGAGAGGATGCTGGTGAGGCTCTGTGCAAGGACCCCAATGTGGCGATGATCCAATTTACCGGGTCGAGCAGGGCGGGGCGAATGGTCGGACAGGTGGCTGGACAGCATCTCAAGAAGGTGTCCCTCGAACTTGGCGGCAAGAACTCACTTATCATCCTAGACGACGCAGATCTGGATACCGCCGTTCGTGCCGCCGCCTTTTCGGCGTTCTTTCATCAAGGACAAGTTTGCATGAGCGCTGGACGCATTCTCGTGCAGAGAAACATCTTCGACGCTTTCAGCGATGCGCTCGTCAGATATGCGAAGACTTTGAAAGTTGGCAACCCTCTCGACCCTTCCGTTGCCCTCGGTCCGATGATCAATCAGCATCAGCTAAATCATGCACTAACCCTGATTGACCGCTCCGTCACCGAGGGAGCTCGGCTGCTAACGGGAGGCAAGGCGGAGGGCCTGTTTCTTCAGCCCTCCGTGCTGGCGGAGATCTCACCCACCAATCCGGCCTATCGTGACGAGCTCTTCGCTCCGGTCGCGGTGCTTGTCCCATTTGAGACGGATGTACAGGCCGGGCAAATGGCGAATGATACCGAATATGGGCTCTCTGCTGTGATCATCTCGCGCAACATCGGCAGGGCAATGGCAATTGGCGAGCAATTACGAACGGGTTTGCTACACATCAATGATCAGACGATCAACGACGATGTGGTCAATCCCTTCGGCGGCTCCGGCACATCGGGCAATGGCACATCGATCGGCGGTATCGCTAACTGGGAAGAGTTCACTCAATGGCAATGGGTGACGATCAAAGCTGAGCTGCAGCCCTATTCACTCTAA
- a CDS encoding TetR/AcrR family transcriptional regulator, whose amino-acid sequence MSRKAVRTRGRPRKGSELEADNLLDAALDAFAEHGFEKANLRSIAAAAKVDVALISYHYGSKLELWKAVIESFSGEAMALLASVRSDGAEVSSRERLELTIEQLINVGQRKPQFARFVINEVAGIDQSERFEFFHNALTKPLRETLVPLIAAVNRSGNSRKVDPNLRFFAALGAMSMSMANRQFIARFAPVAKDDKQFRKELIAVISAVMCPENA is encoded by the coding sequence ATGTCTCGAAAAGCCGTGAGAACGCGCGGTCGACCACGGAAGGGCTCAGAACTAGAGGCCGACAACCTTCTCGATGCAGCGCTCGACGCATTTGCCGAGCACGGTTTCGAAAAGGCAAACCTCCGCTCAATCGCTGCTGCCGCGAAAGTTGATGTCGCCCTGATCTCTTACCACTACGGATCAAAACTCGAACTATGGAAGGCCGTAATCGAGTCGTTTTCGGGGGAGGCGATGGCTCTGCTCGCATCCGTGCGATCGGATGGGGCAGAAGTGTCTTCGAGGGAGCGCCTAGAGCTTACGATTGAACAATTGATCAATGTGGGCCAGCGTAAGCCGCAATTTGCGCGATTTGTCATCAACGAGGTTGCCGGGATCGACCAGAGCGAGCGATTTGAGTTCTTTCACAATGCCCTAACTAAGCCACTCCGAGAAACCTTGGTACCCTTGATCGCAGCAGTCAATCGGAGTGGCAACAGCCGGAAAGTCGATCCGAACTTGCGATTCTTTGCCGCCCTCGGCGCGATGTCGATGTCCATGGCTAACCGGCAATTCATCGCGCGATTTGCGCCGGTTGCTAAAGACGACAAGCAATTCCGCAAGGAGCTGATCGCCGTCATTAGCGCAGTGATGTGTCCCGAAAACGCCTAG
- a CDS encoding methyl-accepting chemotaxis protein, translating into MRIGKLFALSMLTVTTFAVILGAEVLLPQTRIFVSRSESIKMVEAFGAVLMVSQHLAGLRTPYITIFQETPATPTQIEAMGKASSAADAAFDLARNSLLALDGGEPMIQSLDRTGRRFKDVHAAADRAVRVSLGSRDSAVVKELLPTVAEMIGAIEPILNRLEGQVVSADSSLATLLSLARTAQDLRVTAGSHASPLSPALSASRPLTPAEFALMDRMQGRLDADRERIEGTIDQLGNPPRLATAMKAAVEAYFGKAIPVVEKEMPAARGDGKYSLSPSDMAKVIVPAIQMFFGVRDAALAEAAERASAVRDGALGMLVLAGVAVLALLGTLAGVTIMLRRRVVTPLGQLAEVIGTLAAGNHDVEIPSTGRNDEVGQVAGSLQHFKDKLVAQKAADAAAASEAEGKLKRGQRLDQIAREFEAMIGDVIRTVSSASAALEASAGMLTSTAEQSKQITAAVAGSSEQASTNVQTVAAAAEEMSSSVDEIGRQVQDSARIAGEAVLQAGRTNEHVAELAKAARRIGDVVELISQIASQTNLLALNATIEAARAGEAGRGFAVVASEVKALAEQTAKATDEIGQQITGIQSATQDSVGAIKSIGDTIGRMSEIASTIAAAVEEQGAATREISRNVQQAAHGTRQVSASIVDVQRGASETETASFNVLAAAKSLSGESNRLETEVATFLEAIRAA; encoded by the coding sequence ATGCGAATCGGAAAGCTCTTTGCGCTGTCGATGCTGACGGTGACCACGTTTGCGGTTATTCTCGGCGCCGAGGTTCTGCTTCCGCAGACGCGCATCTTCGTTAGTCGCTCCGAATCCATCAAAATGGTCGAGGCTTTCGGCGCGGTGCTGATGGTCAGTCAACACCTGGCGGGCCTTCGTACACCCTACATCACGATCTTTCAGGAAACGCCCGCCACGCCGACCCAGATCGAAGCGATGGGCAAGGCGTCGAGCGCCGCCGATGCGGCCTTCGACCTGGCCCGCAACAGTTTGCTGGCCCTTGATGGTGGCGAACCGATGATCCAAAGCCTGGACCGTACCGGGCGCCGTTTCAAGGATGTTCATGCGGCGGCCGATCGGGCCGTGCGCGTATCCCTCGGATCGCGCGATAGTGCGGTGGTCAAAGAACTCCTTCCCACTGTTGCCGAGATGATCGGCGCGATCGAGCCGATCCTGAATCGGCTGGAGGGGCAGGTGGTCAGCGCCGATTCTTCACTTGCAACGCTGCTGAGCCTGGCGCGAACCGCGCAGGATTTGCGGGTGACCGCCGGCAGCCACGCCTCGCCACTGTCGCCGGCCTTGAGCGCCTCGCGTCCGCTCACTCCCGCTGAATTTGCGCTGATGGATCGTATGCAGGGCCGCTTAGATGCCGACCGAGAACGCATCGAGGGCACGATCGACCAGCTCGGCAATCCGCCCCGCCTTGCCACGGCCATGAAAGCGGCCGTCGAAGCCTATTTCGGAAAGGCGATTCCGGTCGTCGAGAAGGAAATGCCGGCGGCCAGAGGCGACGGCAAATACAGTCTCAGTCCCTCCGACATGGCCAAGGTCATTGTGCCCGCTATCCAGATGTTCTTCGGCGTCCGCGATGCCGCCTTGGCCGAAGCTGCCGAGCGCGCCTCGGCGGTCCGTGACGGCGCGCTGGGGATGCTGGTGCTTGCAGGAGTTGCAGTGCTGGCCCTGCTCGGTACGCTCGCTGGCGTGACCATAATGCTGCGCCGACGCGTGGTGACGCCGCTAGGCCAGCTTGCGGAGGTGATCGGCACTCTTGCGGCCGGAAACCATGACGTCGAGATCCCATCGACCGGCCGGAATGATGAAGTCGGCCAAGTTGCCGGCTCGCTACAGCATTTCAAAGACAAGCTAGTCGCCCAAAAGGCTGCCGACGCCGCGGCCGCCAGCGAAGCCGAGGGCAAACTCAAACGCGGCCAACGCTTGGACCAGATTGCGCGCGAATTCGAGGCCATGATCGGCGATGTGATCAGGACCGTTTCGTCCGCCTCCGCGGCGTTGGAAGCGTCGGCCGGTATGCTGACTAGCACGGCCGAGCAATCCAAACAGATCACGGCTGCCGTGGCTGGCTCCTCCGAACAAGCTTCGACCAACGTGCAGACCGTGGCGGCGGCCGCCGAGGAGATGTCGTCGTCCGTCGACGAGATTGGTCGCCAAGTGCAAGATTCAGCCCGCATTGCTGGCGAAGCGGTGCTGCAGGCGGGACGGACCAACGAGCATGTCGCCGAACTCGCCAAGGCGGCCCGTCGGATCGGCGACGTAGTCGAACTCATTAGCCAGATCGCAAGCCAAACCAACCTATTGGCCCTCAACGCCACTATAGAAGCGGCACGCGCCGGGGAGGCCGGCCGCGGGTTCGCGGTGGTGGCGTCGGAGGTCAAGGCTCTGGCCGAGCAGACGGCCAAAGCAACCGACGAAATCGGTCAGCAGATAACAGGCATTCAGAGCGCAACCCAGGACTCGGTCGGCGCGATCAAGTCGATCGGAGACACCATCGGCCGCATGTCAGAAATCGCCTCCACGATCGCGGCGGCGGTTGAGGAGCAGGGCGCGGCAACGCGCGAAATCTCCCGCAACGTGCAGCAGGCGGCGCATGGTACCCGACAGGTTTCGGCCAGCATCGTTGATGTACAGAGGGGCGCCAGCGAGACCGAAACGGCGTCATTCAACGTGCTCGCCGCCGCGAAGTCACTGTCCGGCGAAAGCAACCGGCTAGAGACCGAGGTCGCCACATTCCTGGAAGCGATCCGCGCAGCCTAA
- a CDS encoding GGDEF domain-containing protein, whose protein sequence is MNDPLMTLGDVYRRTVRDVAIGLVLTVPLVWLAYAYLFGPEGNVSSLYATGCVALLGTLASIGIGGAMSLRSNLLQQKLIATQAELLRLSRVDQLTGLLNRRGFNEVAAKALAEAYDRHLPAIGLMMDIDRFKGINDQYGHDFGDAVLVEIGDVLKSFAKEHSLVIGRHGGEEFAALLLGVSPSDAVLLAEQLRQACGQREVARNGALTKVTVSIGLAVSKGSEGLSKVLGLADEALYRAKRAGRDQVSVRYSDTIGVSALGFT, encoded by the coding sequence ATGAATGATCCCTTAATGACGTTGGGAGATGTGTACCGTCGGACGGTTCGCGACGTTGCGATCGGGCTTGTCTTAACTGTTCCGCTGGTTTGGCTAGCATACGCCTATCTGTTCGGACCGGAGGGCAACGTGAGCAGCCTTTATGCGACAGGTTGCGTCGCTCTGCTTGGTACGCTCGCCTCCATTGGAATTGGAGGCGCCATGAGCCTGCGCAGCAACCTGCTGCAGCAAAAGTTGATCGCGACCCAGGCCGAGCTCCTAAGACTTTCGAGAGTTGACCAACTCACCGGTCTCTTGAATCGAAGAGGATTTAACGAGGTTGCAGCCAAGGCTCTCGCAGAGGCATACGATCGTCACCTTCCCGCTATAGGCTTGATGATGGATATCGATCGGTTCAAGGGCATAAATGATCAATACGGTCATGATTTCGGTGATGCGGTGCTGGTTGAAATCGGGGACGTGCTCAAGTCGTTCGCGAAGGAGCATAGCCTCGTGATTGGCAGGCATGGAGGCGAAGAATTCGCGGCGCTGCTGTTGGGCGTATCTCCGAGCGATGCAGTTTTACTCGCTGAGCAGTTGCGGCAGGCTTGCGGGCAGAGAGAAGTTGCCCGAAATGGTGCCTTGACCAAGGTCACGGTTAGCATTGGGCTGGCGGTTTCCAAGGGAAGCGAGGGATTGTCGAAAGTACTTGGCCTTGCAGACGAAGCTTTGTATCGCGCCAAGCGTGCAGGGCGAGATCAGGTTTCGGTGCGCTATAGCGATACCATTGGCGTTTCCGCTTTGGGCTTCACCTAA
- a CDS encoding efflux RND transporter permease subunit, producing the protein MTSFNLSEWALKHRSFVWFLMIASAIAGLLAYRSLGREEDPPFTIKTMVIQQQWPGATVDDMLNQVTDRIEKEVKQIGAVDYVKSYTTPGQTTILVNLKDTTKPKDVPWLFYEVRKHVQDIQYTLPSGVGAASFNDEFGDVFGNIYAFTSDGLSPRQLRDYVERVRSELLTVPSIGKITVIGAQDEVIYLDISTRKLAALGLNMQSLIKTLQNQNTVQPSGVVQAGPEQVSLRVSGQFASEEALRSTNLRIDNRFLPLSDVATITRGYRDPPDPLFRVDGKPAIGLGIAMMASSNVLQFGEALRAKMRDILATLPVGVELHLVSDQPKIVEQAVGGFTEALVEAIAIVLVVSLISLGVRAGLVVSFSIPLVLAVVFVIMQYFGVTLQRISLGALIIALGLLVDDAMITVEMMVHRLERGDNLYNAVTFAYTSTAFPMLTGTLVTVAGFIPIGFNGSSAGEYTYTLFLVIAASLLTSWVVAVLFAPLIGVMVLPKTMKHHDHIGVGRLSRYFVVLLEAAMRFRWVTIGGSLGLLAVAIVGMGFVQQQFFPSSDRSELLVDLTLPQGSTILETKKQIDQFEKGLASDPDVESWSSYVGQGAIRFYLPLDQQMAFNYFGQVVVVAKSLEARNRIESRLRKTAADQFIGIDVFIHPLDLGPPVGRPLQYRLSGPDIQQLRAKALEIAKIMSDNPHLDPPTFDWNEPGKVVQVEIAQDKARQLGLDSVDVASILNGLVGGTSITQMRDSIYQVNIVGRAANDERSRIETLQSLQIPTGNGQVVPLLSFATLRYDLEQPIIWRRDRVPTITIRGTIHDGTQPATVVQQLAPAIETFAANLPASMKIATGGAVEESSKGQGPIVAVVPVMLLAMAFFIMVQLQSFAKLFLVVSVAPLGLIGVVFALLVSGKPMGFVAILGTLALIGIIIRNSIILMAQIDEMLDEGHDQWSAVVLATQHRMRPILLTAAAASLGMLPIAPQVFWGPMALSMIGGIMAATFLTLFFLPALYIAWFRVEAPLKDSSSRQEEPSRLARASSP; encoded by the coding sequence GTGACCTCCTTCAATCTATCTGAATGGGCCCTAAAGCATCGCTCGTTCGTTTGGTTCCTGATGATAGCGTCCGCGATAGCGGGCCTGCTCGCCTACCGCAGCCTCGGTCGCGAGGAAGATCCTCCGTTCACCATCAAGACTATGGTGATCCAGCAACAATGGCCCGGCGCGACGGTTGACGACATGCTCAATCAAGTGACCGACCGGATTGAAAAGGAGGTGAAACAGATCGGCGCGGTCGACTACGTCAAGAGCTACACGACGCCCGGTCAGACCACGATTTTGGTCAATCTGAAGGACACCACCAAGCCAAAGGACGTGCCGTGGCTATTCTATGAGGTCCGCAAACATGTTCAGGACATCCAGTACACCCTGCCTTCAGGCGTAGGCGCAGCCTCCTTCAACGACGAATTTGGCGATGTCTTCGGCAACATCTACGCGTTTACGTCCGACGGACTCAGCCCACGGCAATTGCGCGACTATGTCGAGCGGGTGCGCTCGGAACTTCTCACCGTGCCAAGCATCGGCAAGATCACGGTGATCGGAGCACAAGATGAGGTCATCTATCTCGACATCTCCACGCGCAAGCTGGCGGCACTCGGTCTTAATATGCAGTCGCTCATCAAGACACTGCAAAATCAAAACACAGTGCAGCCGTCAGGCGTCGTACAAGCGGGCCCAGAACAAGTTTCGCTGCGCGTAAGCGGTCAATTCGCTTCGGAAGAGGCCCTTCGAAGCACCAACCTGCGCATCGACAACCGCTTCCTTCCGCTTAGCGACGTCGCGACCATCACCCGTGGATATCGCGATCCACCCGATCCGCTATTTCGTGTCGATGGAAAGCCTGCGATCGGGCTCGGCATCGCGATGATGGCCTCTAGCAATGTGCTTCAATTTGGTGAGGCGCTGAGAGCAAAGATGCGCGACATCTTGGCCACGCTTCCGGTAGGCGTCGAACTCCACCTGGTTTCCGATCAGCCGAAGATAGTTGAGCAGGCAGTCGGCGGCTTCACCGAAGCGCTCGTTGAGGCCATAGCCATCGTGTTGGTGGTAAGCCTGATCAGTCTTGGAGTGAGGGCAGGGCTGGTGGTCTCGTTCTCAATTCCGCTCGTGCTGGCGGTCGTGTTCGTCATCATGCAGTATTTTGGAGTAACGCTGCAGCGCATTTCCCTAGGTGCGCTGATCATCGCGCTTGGACTGCTCGTCGATGATGCAATGATAACAGTCGAGATGATGGTGCACCGCCTTGAGCGCGGGGACAATCTCTATAACGCAGTGACCTTTGCTTACACCTCGACCGCATTTCCGATGCTAACCGGAACCCTGGTAACTGTCGCAGGCTTTATCCCGATTGGGTTCAACGGCTCATCGGCTGGCGAATACACCTACACTCTGTTCCTCGTAATCGCAGCATCGCTACTAACCAGCTGGGTGGTAGCCGTTCTGTTCGCTCCACTGATCGGCGTCATGGTCCTTCCAAAAACCATGAAACATCACGACCATATCGGTGTCGGCCGGCTATCCCGCTACTTTGTCGTTCTACTGGAGGCCGCGATGCGCTTCCGCTGGGTCACAATCGGCGGAAGCCTCGGTCTGCTCGCGGTGGCAATCGTCGGTATGGGATTTGTGCAGCAGCAGTTCTTCCCGTCGTCAGACCGGTCCGAGCTGCTCGTCGACTTGACGCTTCCGCAGGGCAGCACGATCCTTGAGACCAAGAAGCAGATCGACCAGTTCGAAAAAGGGCTGGCCTCCGATCCTGACGTCGAAAGCTGGAGCTCTTATGTTGGGCAAGGTGCGATCCGCTTCTATCTGCCACTCGACCAGCAGATGGCCTTTAACTATTTCGGCCAGGTGGTCGTCGTAGCCAAGTCACTTGAAGCTCGCAATCGGATCGAAAGCAGATTGCGAAAGACCGCGGCCGATCAATTCATCGGGATCGACGTCTTCATCCACCCGCTCGACCTTGGACCTCCGGTTGGACGTCCGCTGCAATACCGCCTCAGCGGGCCGGACATCCAGCAATTGCGCGCCAAGGCACTGGAGATCGCCAAAATCATGAGCGACAACCCGCATCTTGACCCTCCGACATTTGATTGGAACGAGCCAGGCAAGGTCGTTCAAGTCGAAATAGCGCAAGACAAGGCGAGGCAGCTCGGGCTCGACTCCGTCGATGTTGCCTCGATACTGAACGGCCTTGTCGGCGGGACGTCCATTACACAGATGCGCGATAGCATTTATCAGGTCAACATCGTTGGGCGCGCCGCAAACGACGAACGCAGCCGAATCGAAACGCTGCAGTCGTTGCAGATCCCGACTGGCAATGGACAGGTGGTCCCGTTGCTCTCGTTCGCAACACTTCGCTATGACCTGGAGCAGCCCATTATTTGGCGACGCGACCGTGTCCCAACAATCACGATTCGAGGCACCATCCACGATGGCACGCAACCGGCAACTGTCGTCCAACAGCTTGCGCCGGCTATCGAGACCTTCGCCGCGAACCTGCCGGCGTCGATGAAGATCGCAACCGGAGGCGCCGTCGAGGAGAGCTCAAAGGGTCAGGGTCCAATCGTTGCGGTCGTGCCTGTGATGCTGCTTGCGATGGCGTTCTTCATTATGGTCCAGCTGCAAAGCTTTGCGAAGCTGTTCCTTGTCGTAAGCGTGGCTCCCCTCGGCTTGATCGGCGTTGTGTTCGCTCTCCTCGTATCCGGAAAACCGATGGGTTTTGTCGCGATTCTCGGTACGTTAGCCCTTATCGGGATCATCATTCGCAATTCGATTATCTTGATGGCGCAGATCGACGAAATGCTTGACGAGGGTCACGATCAATGGTCGGCAGTCGTGCTGGCAACACAGCATCGCATGCGGCCAATCCTGCTGACGGCCGCCGCAGCAAGCCTCGGCATGCTTCCGATCGCGCCGCAGGTCTTCTGGGGTCCTATGGCGCTATCGATGATCGGTGGCATCATGGCTGCGACCTTCCTGACTCTCTTTTTCTTGCCGGCGCTTTACATCGCCTGGTTCCGTGTAGAAGCCCCACTAAAGGACTCTTCTTCGCGCCAGGAGGAGCCCAGCAGGCTCGCCAGGGCCAGCTCACCATAG